The Gemmatimonas phototrophica region CGCCGGCGGTGCGGAGGATGCTCGTCAACTCCGCATAGTCCATCCCCGTCCGTGCAACACTCGCGTAGATGAGTCGGGTGAGGTTCATACCATTAGGTGTCGTCCGGTCTGTCACCGACTTGAGTGTTCGGAAACTTGCTGTGGCATTTGCATACCCGTATGCGCTTTGTATTCGCATGACAATGCGGGAGATGAATAGGACTTTAGGTCTAGTCCGGCGTTCAAGTTCTGTGATTCCGACGCCGAGAATGGAATACACGCCTGCGAAGCCGCCGGTAGTAGGCCCACACGCCAGATGGCACGCGTGAGGCACAGATGGACGACCTGCTTCGGGATTTCCTCACCGAAAGCTCAGAAAATCTCGCGAAGCTCGACAACGATCTCGTATCGCTCGAGCAGCACCCGGAAGAGACCTCGCTGCTCAACAGCATCTTCCGGACGATTCACACCATAAAAGGAACTTGCGGTTTCATCGGACTGTGCCGCCTCGAAGGGGTGGCGCATGCAGCCGAAAATGTACTGGACGCGTTGCGTTCCGGACGCCTCGTGGTGCAATCCGCCGTGATTGGTGATGTGCTGGCCGCGATCGATTGCATCAAGGAGATCCTGGAGCATCTCGAGAAGACGGAGGCGGAGCCTGAAGGCGACGACACCGCGCTCATTGCACAGCTTGAGCAGTGGCTCGAAAGCGATGCGGCACATCACACACCGACCTCGGCAACCGAGATGGGCACCAGCGCGCCGTCGGCAGACCTCATGCACGCCGAGCACGCGGAAGCGCCTGTGGCGGCCGTGGTGCCAGCGACTCCCACTGCACCGTCTCCGCCCGCGACACCAGCCGCGAAGGAAAGGAGACCGTGGGACGGTGTGGAACGGCGCAAGAGGCCCGACGATGACGCGGTCAGCGAAAGCACGCTCCGCGTTGGCGTGCAGGTGCTCGACCAGCTCATGAACCTGGTGGGCGAACTGGCCCTCAGCCGCAATCAGCTGCTGCAGCTGATGGGCGCGCATGAGGACACCGAGTTCTCCAAGCCAGTACAGCAACTGAATCGCGTCACGACCGACTTGCTCGAAGCCGTCATGAAGACGCGGATGCAGCCCATTGCCAATGTCTGGACAAAGTTGCCGCGCATCATTCGGGATCTGTCGCAATCCAGTGGCAAGCAGATCTCGCTGGAATGCTATGGGGCGGAAACGGAACTGGACCGCCAGATCCTCCAGGCAATACAGGATCCCCTCACCCATATGGTCCGCAACTCTGCCGACCATGGTATTGAGCGGCCGGCCGATCGCAGCGCCGCCGGGAAGTCCGAGGGTGGCACGATCAAGCTGTCCGCGCGCCACGAAGGCGGGCATGTCGTGATCGAGCTCGCGGATGATGGGGCCGGCATTGATCCACAGCGTATCAAGCGCAAGGCCATCGAACGCGGGTTGGTACGCGCAGATCTGGCCGAGCAGATGTCTGATACGCAGGTGCTTCGGTTCATCTTTGAACCTGGCTTCTCCACCGCCGAACAGATCACCAACATCTCCGGTCGCGGTGTGGGCATGGATGTGGTGCGCAGCAACATCGAAGCCATCGGTGGTACGGTGGACCTCACATCGGCGATCGGCAGGGGTACCACCATTCGGGTCAAGATTCCCCTGACGCTGGCCATCATTCAGGCCCTGCTGGTGGGGACGGCCGGTGAGACCTTCGCGGTGCCGCAGATTGGCGTCGTGGAACTGGTACGCATCACCGAAGAGCAGGCGCACCTGGTGGAGATGGTGCATGGCGCCGAGTTCTACCGCCTGCGGGAATCCCTGTTGCCGCTGGTGCGACTCGATGAACAGCTCAAGCT contains the following coding sequences:
- a CDS encoding chemotaxis protein CheA, with the translated sequence MDDLLRDFLTESSENLAKLDNDLVSLEQHPEETSLLNSIFRTIHTIKGTCGFIGLCRLEGVAHAAENVLDALRSGRLVVQSAVIGDVLAAIDCIKEILEHLEKTEAEPEGDDTALIAQLEQWLESDAAHHTPTSATEMGTSAPSADLMHAEHAEAPVAAVVPATPTAPSPPATPAAKERRPWDGVERRKRPDDDAVSESTLRVGVQVLDQLMNLVGELALSRNQLLQLMGAHEDTEFSKPVQQLNRVTTDLLEAVMKTRMQPIANVWTKLPRIIRDLSQSSGKQISLECYGAETELDRQILQAIQDPLTHMVRNSADHGIERPADRSAAGKSEGGTIKLSARHEGGHVVIELADDGAGIDPQRIKRKAIERGLVRADLAEQMSDTQVLRFIFEPGFSTAEQITNISGRGVGMDVVRSNIEAIGGTVDLTSAIGRGTTIRVKIPLTLAIIQALLVGTAGETFAVPQIGVVELVRITEEQAHLVEMVHGAEFYRLRESLLPLVRLDEQLKLRHERTACDCNIVVCQVGESRFGLVVDEVFDTQEIVVKPVGRLVKHLTAYAGCTITGDGRVIMILDTTGVGTLANIANRVEEAKAAGNATQKLTVVDENPTESVLLFNAGYPALQAVPLSRVARLEEFPRNTLEQADGRVLVQYRGALMPILPSNPAMDIMAMDPRPVIVFSNGEQSLGIAVDEIRDIVEDHITLQRVATRAGVLGVTVIAERATEVVDLDWYFREALGTKRSPSLTPVMGTARIAA